In Nodosilinea sp. PGN35, the genomic stretch ACCATTGAGCAGGTGCGCCAGACCTTTCACATTCTCTGGCAGGCCGATCTCGACCCCACGGCCCTGCGCTGCCCCATTCCGGCGGGCAAAAAAAGCCCCCTGGAGCACAACTGCTCCGGCAAACACGCCGGTATGCTGGCCGTCTCGCAGCAGCGCAACTGGCCCCTGGAGAGCTACCTCGATCGCAATCACCCGGTGCAAAAGCTCATTCTGGGCCGCATTTCAGAACTGCTGGGCATGCCCTCCGACGAGTTTATCTGCGCCCACGACGACTGCGGTGCCCCCACCTACTTCATGCAGCTCAGCCAGATGGCCACGCTCTTTGCCATGCTGTCGTCGGGCAGCAACCTCGACATGGAGCGCATTGTGCGGGCCATGACCAGCCATCCCGACCTGGTGGGCGGCCCCGACAGCTTTGACACCACCCTGATGCATCTCACCCACGGAGCCCTGGTCAGCAAGTCTGGGGCCGAAGGGGTACAGTGCATTGGCCGAGTGGGCGAAGGGCTGGGCCTCTCGATCAAGGTGATCGACGGGGCCAAGCGGGCAAAATACGCCACCGCTATCTTTACCCTGCGCCAGCTGGGGTGGATTTCGCCCTCTGCCGCCGATACTCTGGCCGAAACCTATATGAAAATTGGCGACTTTAAGCGCCTAGACGTGGTCGGCGATCTGCCCATGATGTACTGACCGACTAACACCGTGCCCTGAACGGATCCAGTCTCCGCCGAAAGTCGTTCTCTGAGCGGGGTCAAAGAGAACGGCGTCGTTATTGAATCGCCCCAAGTGCTTTTGCAATCAGGAGTTCAGGTCGATCGCCCCAAAGAAAACTGCTGCAAAAGAAAAATTAGATTGTTAACCGAGAACATTTAGCGCTATAGTGAATAAGCCGACGCGGGGTAGAGCAGTCTGGTAGCTCGTCGGGCTCATAACCCGAAGGTCCATGGTTCAAATCCATGCCCCGCCACCAAAGCAAAAAAAAATAGGACTTCTAGAAATTTCTAGAGGTCCTATTTTTTTGCCCATGTCGGGTGCTTCCAGCTTGGCCAACGCACTCCCCATGGGCGATAGTGATGTCTGTTCACCCCGTCGAGGCCCGGCACAATGGCTCAGCCCAAGATTATTGTTTTAGACGACGACCCCACCGGCTCTCAAACGGTGCACAGCTGCCTATTGCTGATGCAGTGGGATGTAGACACCCTGCGTCAAGGCTTGCAGGATGCGTCGCCGATTTTCTTTGTGCTGACCAACACCCGCGCCCTCACCGCCGCCGCCGCCGAGCGGGTGACGCGGGAGGTCTGTCAGAACCTCAAACAGGCGATCGCCCTGGTCGGCATCCAAGACTTTCTGGTGGTCAGCCGCTCCGACTCCACCCTGCGGGGCCACTACCCGGTGGAAACCGATGCGATCGCCGACGTTCTCGGCCCCTTCGACGCCCACTTTTTGGTGCCCGCCTTCTTTGAAGGGGGCCGCATCACCCGCGATAGCACCCACTACCTGATGGTAGACGGCACTCCTACCCCCGTTCACGAAACCGAGTTCGCTCAGGACTCGGTGTTTGGCTACAGCACCAGCTATCTGCCCGCCTACGTGGCCGAAAAAACCGCCGGGCAGATCCAGGCCGATGCCGTCGAACGGTTT encodes the following:
- a CDS encoding asparaginase, whose product is MTSSRVNRHQTKELEIQLLREGIVESTHLAHVAVCDNRGRTLSVAGNGELGTFIRSALKPFQALAVTAAGALERYSLSDRDLAIMCSSHQGTIEQVRQTFHILWQADLDPTALRCPIPAGKKSPLEHNCSGKHAGMLAVSQQRNWPLESYLDRNHPVQKLILGRISELLGMPSDEFICAHDDCGAPTYFMQLSQMATLFAMLSSGSNLDMERIVRAMTSHPDLVGGPDSFDTTLMHLTHGALVSKSGAEGVQCIGRVGEGLGLSIKVIDGAKRAKYATAIFTLRQLGWISPSAADTLAETYMKIGDFKRLDVVGDLPMMY